The Verrucomicrobiales bacterium genomic interval GTTTGCTGAACTTCACCGCGCCGCTCTGCACCCCAACGCTGAGCGTGCGGTCGGCGGGTTTCGGCTGGAAGGGCATGGGCACGTAGCACAAACCGTCGCTGGCGAAGACCTCGAGGCCGGTGCGGTCGCAGTAGATCGTGAGGCGTTGCTCGCTACCCCTCAACGGAGCGGGTGTGCGATGTCCGTTGACGGTGAGTTCCTGCTTCGTCGCGTCATAGGAGATCACACATCCGCGGACGTTGAAGGTGACTTCGCTGCCATCGGCGGGCGTAAACTCGGCGCGAAGCTCGACGAGTTCAGCGTTTACTGGGGCGAGCGGGTTTGGGCTGGCTGACGTCAGGGTGCCGGCTTTGACGCGATGGGTCTTGGCGCGCAGCTTCGCGAGTTCCTTCACGGGCGTGAAGGTCAGACGCGGGCCGTCGGCGGTGGAGAGGAGCTGAAGCTCGAGCGGCACGGTCATGGACTGGTTGAACGGCATCCCTTTCGTCTCGGTCTGGAACCAGCCGATTTGAATGCGACGTCCGTCGCGTTTCGGGATGTCGCTGAAGGTTTGCGGCGCGTAGAAGCCGCGGCCGCGGTGCCCGGGCAGCTTGGATTGTTCGGGGCTGAACTTCGTGCCATCGAACGTGCCAATGGCGTATTCGCTGTTCGCGCCGAGCAGAACCCACTTCCTGTTCGAAGAGTTGCCATCCACGGGCAATTCGAAGAAATCCGGACACTCGAAGAGGAAGTTGCTGCCCGGGATGCCGTCCGTGATGCTGGCAAGTGTCCAGTCGCGCAAATTCGGCGACGTGAAGAAGTGGATGGTGTGCTTCTTCTGCCACTCGACATAGAGCACCATCACCCAACGCTTCGTCGGCTCGTGCCACATGACCTTCGGATCGCGATTGCCGCCGGTAATCTGCCTCACAACAGGATTGCCGCTGTACTTGGTAAACGTCCGCCCGTCCGTGCTGTGGGCGATGCATTGCACGGTGGGATTGCCAGCTGCCGTGTAGATCAAAACGATCGGCGGCTTGCCATCCTTGCCGAAGCCGCTGGTATTCCTCCAGTCAACAACGGCGCTGCCGCTGAACATCGGTCCCATGTCGTCCGGGGCGAGTTTGTCGCCCAGTTCCTCCCAATGAATCAGGTCTCGGCTGACGGCATGACCCCAGTGCATGTTGCCCCACGGCCAGCCGTAGGGATTGTGCTGGAAGAAGAGATGATACTCGCCGTTGTGGAAGACCATCCCATTCGGGTCGTTGTTCCAGCCGCGCTTCGGCGAGAAATGAAACTGTCCGCGCAACGGTTCGCG includes:
- a CDS encoding glycoside hydrolase family 32 protein, producing MKTQLTTTLLAFVSIASALAADDIVIATFENDSYAPWTVTGEAFGPAPAKGTLPGQMHVDGFQGKGLVNSFFKGDATTGSLTSPEFKIERRYIGFLIGGGKSTEKLALNLLVGGKIVRSATGPNDQPGGSEMLAPESWDVGEFAGQNAKIQIIDNATGGWGHINVDHLVQTDRRPPGLVTNAKRDFKIEKRYLNLPIKNGPTRKVTTFIDGRVEVRNDIGLANGDPDWWAPMDVSAWRGRTVTVQVDRLPEDSTALSAIEQSDEIKGAENLYREPLRGQFHFSPKRGWNNDPNGMVFHNGEYHLFFQHNPYGWPWGNMHWGHAVSRDLIHWEELGDKLAPDDMGPMFSGSAVVDWRNTSGFGKDGKPPIVLIYTAAGNPTVQCIAHSTDGRTFTKYSGNPVVRQITGGNRDPKVMWHEPTKRWVMVLYVEWQKKHTIHFFTSPNLRDWTLASITDGIPGSNFLFECPDFFELPVDGNSSNRKWVLLGANSEYAIGTFDGTKFSPEQSKLPGHRGRGFYAPQTFSDIPKRDGRRIQIGWFQTETKGMPFNQSMTVPLELQLLSTADGPRLTFTPVKELAKLRAKTHRVKAGTLTSASPNPLAPVNAELVELRAEFTPADGSEVTFNVRGCVISYDATKQELTVNGHRTPAPLRGSEQRLTIYCDRTGLEVFASDGLCYVPMPFQPKPADRTLSVGVQSGAVKFSKLEAYDLKSAWKSK